Genomic DNA from Vespula vulgaris chromosome 5, iyVesVulg1.1, whole genome shotgun sequence:
aattgtgaaCATGTCGCTATGGAAAATGTACAACTCAGAAGTATTTTAACAGAATCGGTCATGGGAACACACGACAAACCGAtcagaaaaatagaatattgtGGTGCGGTAAATGCTATCTTAACCGGTGGTTGGGATGCAGCTGTAAAGCTTTGGGATCCGAGAACTCCCACTTGCGTGGGTAGTTATCTACAACCAGATGTTGTTTTGGCATTGTCAGTTTGTGGAGATAAATTTGTAGTAGGCACAGCCAAACGAAAAGTTTGTATCTGGGATTTAAGAAATATGGCTGGAATGTTTCAAAGACGGGAGAGTAGTCTAAAGTATCAAACGCGATGTATTAAAGGTTTTCCCAACGAGCaggtaaatatatctaattctaatattattgatagaatttctgtcgcatataaaaataatctctaAATTTACAGGGCTATGTTTTAAGTAGTATAGAAGGTAGAGTGGCCGTAGAATATCTAGATACGACACCTGAAgcacagaagaaaaaatatgcttTTAAATGTCATcggataaaagagaataacgtAGAACATATTTATCCCGTAAATGCTATAAGTTTTCATACCACTTATAATACCTTTGCTACTGGTGGATCGGATGGATATGTTAATATATGGGATGGTTTTAACAAAAAACGTTTATGTCAATTCCATAGATATAACGCTGGCGTTGCTGCTCTTAGTTTTAGCCATGATGGTTCTGTTCTTGCTATAGGTGTatcttatttaaatgaatcaCAAATACCACCTGGGGGTACGgacgaaatagaaatttatataagatacGTAAACGACCAAGAAACTAAACCTAAGTaacattgtattattttaataggaccatttgtaattaaaatgttatttaaatcGCGCGCTACAGATCAGATAGAAATGACGTTAAAAACCTTTAacgaacattcttttttttatgcgtCATGTAAATATCAAGAATCATCAAGATTTTACACTTTTATATTTCGGAAGACTTCGACTTTGTTAACTATGACtgctatatgtgtatacattaCAATGTACTATGTATACATTACAACGATTCTTACAAAACTggatcattttctttaaaattatttgactGAACggattatttgaataaaaactACCATTTTTCTAAACATCGCTGCTTTGTCATTATcacttaaaataaaattgtacatacctatgtatattctataaagagagagagagagagagagggatatgATACGTTACTTTAAAAGCACGACATTTTGTACTATAAGTCGAAATTTTATGCGTACGTTacaatacgaaataaaaggagacatattttataaaagattatatttgcTAAAAAGGCTTCGATAactaaatacaaatatttacgaGAGAAAGGCACGACccataataaatatcaaagagaaaaatcactTGCTACCGTTCAATTGACATTTTTCCTTAGAGTTGtccattaaaagaaagaaaatatattaaaaattataatattatttatatcatttcatttatataaagagagaaagacaaaatatCCCGtctctcattattatttattataacaaaaatataatatattatatacatggtAAACATTTCTCACAAAAGTATTACAGTGAAGATAAAAACATAtacaaatgaatatatttaaaaaaatattaatattttctccttttatatataattaatatattggaCAATCTCCATATCTTCGATATATTCGACTATCGCGAATTGTGCTATTTTAAAATACACGATATCTTACTTTTATcgtgttattaattattgtcaaAATTAGTCGAAGGTATTCATCGATGAACAACTCTTAAATACGTTGATGAACAatctaatttcaataaattgaGCGTACGAACCTGCACTTCGATTATTATGATCCCcgtgttttatatatgtacacacacatatatataattataatatacgtatatatataattatattttatgtatatgtatatataattttacataggagaaaaagaggaagaatataattatatcttatcGAGATACGAAAGTATAGTTATGTATTTCGATAGACTGTAACCATAATTTTTCCTCCTTATTATAAGTAcatgcatttttatataacgcaCGATTacaatgaattaaattattcatttggAGATCAACGTATGTAcgatttatacaaatttatattttgcgAAGAAGGCAAGCTTTGAAATATAAGAGACCAAAAAAgtgacgaaagattttcaacgatattctttaaaaaaatttgttaccatccaaatatatatccatatgtattattcttatcatctttttttgttttcttttttttaacaatttccttaaaatttctttaaaattttagaCAAcagtatagttatatatatgtatgtgtgtgtgtctatatatatatatatatatatatatatatatatatatatataacattcaaCAATTTTTACTAATAACTgacatcttttatatatcttttcttagaTATATCGACACGAACGCAAATATATCGCACTAttctatcgaatttatacaaaaaagtGAAATCTCTCTACTTCTATCATTGAAGATCTTTCACTTTGATCGATAGATGATCGACGAAACGATCGCTGCAAGTTTTTCAAGGATTATCATCCTTTCAAATAGAGATCTGCTTTCGATCGAACGCTTAATCAGAGTTCTTCAATTGATTCTTGAATCAACAATAGTTGAAACAACATTACATTTcttcacttttcttcttcttctttcttttccttcattattcttcttcttcttcgttcttctacttcttcattATTTCACGAGTTTATATCAACTCAACTTTTTAATCTGTCACATTTACCGGCGAGCAAATAATTTTTCGCAAATTATCACGTATCTTGTCGTAAGTTGCGAAACTGATGCCTACTGCTATTGGACCTTTGACCCAATTCATACTCAGTCCTTTGAAGAAAGCCATCAGTCCTTcctctctaaaaaaaaaaaaataaataaacacgagtgttgaatattttacgagacgattaaaaaatttcctaAAGATTCTCTGATGGTCTctgataaagaatataaatcgtaataaattttattacgattgatcattttaatataaaagagtgtaattgaaaatgttgatcaaacaaataagaaacatATTTATCAACTTTTACATTCAAAATCTAAATAATCcaaactataaatattttaaacattattaagTTTTCTCCTGAGAAactaataattcttatttttaccaCTTTTCCCAAACCCATCagataatcaataaataagaaatatatttcaatatcttacGTGTAAATTTTAACTATTGTCAAGGTAACACTTTGATAATGTTGACTCTTGATCGCTGAAGTTTGCATTCTTCTCCTAACGATATCCAAAGGGTAACTACTCGTTTGTCCTACTACTCCAGCTACAGCACCACAAAGGAGTGCCAAAGCAGTAGTCATTCCAGGAATACTTGTTGTGTACTGGGAATATTCTATTCATCGACAGATGatcgtttttataataatcatgataaaaaaatagataaaaagagggatgattgaaaatgatttattacgaatattattttttatgcgaacaaaattttctttcatgacaacgacgacgacgacgacaatgacgacgacgatgataataataataatgatgatgatgatgatgatgatgatgatgatgatgatgatgatgattagaATTAGGATTGtaatttaagagaaaaaataaacatttaccTGCCGCCAGGTGCTTCAGAGTATCATAAGTGAAGAAACTCATGCCAGCATAAGGTATAACGCCTAAGATCGTTGGTGTAAAGCCACGATAAAAGGATATGATACCTTCCTCTCGATAAATCCTTTGAAACATTTGCCTCAATGTTTTGTATTCGCTCTTCAACGTCACTGCCATTCGAGCACGCACGAGATCAAGGGGATAAGTTAAACCTTGTGACGTAACGCCGGCTAAAGAACCAGCCAATAATCTCTTTACTGGTGGAGTCCTGAAACCAAATTGATCTATTTAATGGATCAATGTTATTAACATAGATtaactatttatttaatgatctAACGATTATAAATTACGTTTATGTTACGTAtgtttattttcaatgaaattattcgtttgaacctttatcgtgaaaatgatcgatcggacgattataatttatttaatttcattgatcTATTTAGAAATtctgattagaaaaagaaatgtatatatatgtatatatcgtatttataataaattcacatggtataaattattaatgaaatttatcgtgaaaataattaatcgggCTTCGATCTATTccaatttaatttgatttactaataaaattactatataaattaaattttgattagagaagacaaaaatatatatatatatatttttttttctcttatatatgtatatatatgtatcgtgtttatattaaatcatgcgataataaataatttattaatcctaataaatatgattaatcGCACTTCGATATATTccaatttatttgatttcaataataaaattagaaattttgatcagagaagaaaaatgtacacgtatatatgtagtatttatattaaatttatacgataataaattatttatttatcctaataaatatgattaatcGGATCTCGATCGAtactaatttatttgatttcacCTTACGTTTCTGGACTTTCGACTCGTAGAATCCTCTTCCATTGTTCATGAGCTGTAAATTGTATGGCAGCATATGGAACGATTCTAACCATCGTCGCACTGTTACCTCGCCATAAACTCAATAATCCTTCGTtttgaaatgattttataaggAATACGAGAGCAGCTCTTGCTGTATAAGGTTGTTtcgatatttgaaaattgatCTTTGTACGATCTAATGGTGCTATCGCTGTCTTTGCTAAACCTCCTGCTGTTGCACCAGCCAATAAACTGGTCCATACCCTCTGCACATTCGAAATGTTCTCTTtgcattcttcttctttctaataacgaagaaattatatgttatatactatatatatatatatatatattttttatcaattgtatatatataataattataataatattttgaaaataatatataatgtaaaaattaatatttttaatatatatgttatagattatattatattatattatattaaatgtatgtatatatatatatatatatatatgtatatatataaatatttcttttctcaataTATCGTACACTTAGcatcgtataataatttttataataaagaattaacATTCCGAAGAAACTTCGATCTTGATTTTGTCTACtactttaacaaaattaatattagaatgaaattactttcaaataaatctattccgttaagtaaataaataaataaataaataaataaataaataaataatgtcccATATGTTATATCATTTGTagatcaataaattttatagaaaaaatataataatatctgatacaataatattttataatttaattgataatatctaataattaatgatttaatttgacaataataatttagataataatattttattattttgtaaaattatattaaatgtgaataatatttcgcgttacgttttataattgaataaatataaagattgaATATAATCTTACCGTGGTATGATCCAGGTCATCATCGGATCTTGACGAGATTGCGGTTGTCATCGATATGGTGCTCGTTGATTTGATGCTACCATGAATCCTCTCTAAAACTACTTGACTACTTTCGACGGGATTTCCTCCAACGTGTCCCCTCATTCTCCTTTGCCATTCATTTTCGATCTGTTACTTTTtggcaacagcaacagcaacagcaacgacAGCAACTTTAATAACGACAGCAGTCACACCAGCTTGGAAGAGATCTCCCCGTTTTGTCAATCGCAACGactacgaaataataatttctattacgaTCGTGTGCATGTGTAAAaaggaataaacaaaaaaaaaaaaaggaaaaaaaggaaaagaaaaacttaaaaaaaagagaaaatacaacAGATCTTCTTCGATGCTAATGAGatactaactaactaactaacgaGCTTACATTAAAAGTGCTTtctcaatttatatttttcctttttctttttctaattatgtatctataaaagaagaaaaaaaaagatatgttaaAAGATAATTGTTAATgcgtttattttctatcttctctttatttttctctttctatttccatttttttttttttattgcacaGTACGTGTTCATTAATGTATCTTTTGTGATatgtcaagaaaaaaaaaaaaaagagagagagagagagagaaaagaaaaagataaaaaaggaagtaatTATCGTTTTACAACACATTTCTTTCCTACTGTATAACACATTTATGTATAGATGTATAATAGGTGTATAAGATAAAGTATGATAAATGCTTATCTCGTGGAAACACATGGAAGGATTCAAGTTCATTTCAAAATCaacttcgattttttttttctttctttttttttcaaatagggattcctatatatatatatatatattttttttaatgctgACATATACTACGTCAGAAAAATaggacaagaaaaaagatcgtaacGCGTCTGAAATAAAGATatctttttgttcattttcaatttttaaagatttatataactaaaaatatttatatattccaataataaagaaagaagttaataattacttcaaaagaaatatatacatacatgtatatgtatattaataaaatatttatgtccTAATACTCGGACTTCGTTTtctatgagaaagagagagagagagagaga
This window encodes:
- the LOC127064237 gene encoding mitochondrial coenzyme A transporter SLC25A42-like isoform X2 — translated: MRGHVGGNPVESSQVVLERIHGSIKSTSTISMTTAISSRSDDDLDHTTRVWTSLLAGATAGGLAKTAIAPLDRTKINFQISKQPYTARAALVFLIKSFQNEGLLSLWRGNSATMVRIVPYAAIQFTAHEQWKRILRVESPETTPPVKRLLAGSLAGVTSQGLTYPLDLVRARMAVTLKSEYKTLRQMFQRIYREEGIISFYRGFTPTILGVIPYAGMSFFTYDTLKHLAAEYSQYTTSIPGMTTALALLCGAVAGVVGQTSSYPLDIVRRRMQTSAIKSQHYQSVTLTIVKIYTEEGLMAFFKGLSMNWVKGPIAVGISFATYDKIRDNLRKIICSPVNVTD
- the LOC127064237 gene encoding mitochondrial coenzyme A transporter SLC25A42-like isoform X1, with the protein product MRGHVGGNPVESSQVVLERIHGSIKSTSTISMTTAISSRSDDDLDHTTKEEECKENISNVQRVWTSLLAGATAGGLAKTAIAPLDRTKINFQISKQPYTARAALVFLIKSFQNEGLLSLWRGNSATMVRIVPYAAIQFTAHEQWKRILRVESPETTPPVKRLLAGSLAGVTSQGLTYPLDLVRARMAVTLKSEYKTLRQMFQRIYREEGIISFYRGFTPTILGVIPYAGMSFFTYDTLKHLAAEYSQYTTSIPGMTTALALLCGAVAGVVGQTSSYPLDIVRRRMQTSAIKSQHYQSVTLTIVKIYTEEGLMAFFKGLSMNWVKGPIAVGISFATYDKIRDNLRKIICSPVNVTD
- the LOC127064240 gene encoding mitotic checkpoint protein BUB3 — protein: MESRTEFKIKSPPTDAISAVEFGPNSTQFLLVSSWDSTVRLYDIHANSMRLKYNHDLPVLDVAFQDAVHAYSGGLGNTLKMYDINSNTESVMGTHDKPIRKIEYCGAVNAILTGGWDAAVKLWDPRTPTCVGSYLQPDVVLALSVCGDKFVVGTAKRKVCIWDLRNMAGMFQRRESSLKYQTRCIKGFPNEQGYVLSSIEGRVAVEYLDTTPEAQKKKYAFKCHRIKENNVEHIYPVNAISFHTTYNTFATGGSDGYVNIWDGFNKKRLCQFHRYNAGVAALSFSHDGSVLAIGVSYLNESQIPPGGTDEIEIYIRYVNDQETKPK